A window of the Nycticebus coucang isolate mNycCou1 chromosome 3, mNycCou1.pri, whole genome shotgun sequence genome harbors these coding sequences:
- the TYSND1 gene encoding peroxisomal leader peptide-processing protease, producing the protein MGREWGSSMRTAEQVGCVVSASRANQPEAGSWSCSGVILSRSPGLVLCHGGIVAPFLRAGSGALTAAGAAFLPGDSCSDDLRLHVQWAPTAASPAGRSERALSGLCTPHCAGLDPGPLARSRGRPLQPPRPAELLLLLSCPAFRAHFAILFGGETAEQWHFANAARDDEVSEDEEEDQLRALGWFALLRVRPGQEAAGEERGPAVTVAPLGAVPKGAPLLACGSPFGAFCPDIFLNTLSRGVLSNSAGPLLLTDARCLPGTEGGGVFTARPAGALVALVAAPLCWKAREWVGLTLLCAAAPLLRAARAALGSLCPSTASLAALLPPEVGTPWGLPLLDLCPPWTAASVLVECGTVWGSGVAVAPRLVVTCRHVAPREAARVLVRVVTPKSVAIWGQVVFATQETSPYDIAVVSLEEDLDDVPMPVPAEHFHEGEAVSVVGFGVFGQACGPSVTSGILSAVVQVDDTPVMLQTTCAVHGGSSGGPLFSTYSGVLLGIVASNTRDNNTGATYPHLNFSIPITVLQPALQQYSETGDLGGFRQLDHTAEPVRVVWRLQRPLAEAPRSKL; encoded by the exons GGCGGGCTCATGGAGCTGCAGCGGGGTGATCCTCAGCCGCAGCCCGGGACTGGTACTGTGCCACGGAGGTATCGTCGCCCCTTTCCTACGGGCCGGCAGCGGGGCCCTGACCGCGGCTGGCGCTGCATTCCTGCCCGGCGACAGCTGCAGCGACGACTTACGCCTGCACGTGCAGTGGGCCCCAACGGCCGCTAGTCCCGCGGGCCGTTCGGAGCGGGCCCTCTCGGGGCTGTGCACGCCCCATTGCGCTGGCCTCGATCCGGGTCCGCTTGCCCGGTCGCGCGGGCGGCCCCTACAGCCTCCGCGCCCCGccgagctgctgctgctgctgagctgCCCGGCTTTCCGGGCCCACTTCGCGATCCTCTTCGGGGGCGAGACGGCCGAGCAGTGGCACTTCGCGAACGCAGCGCGTGACGACGAGGTGTCGGAGGACGAGGAGGAGGATCAGCTGAGAGCCCTGGGCTGGTTCGCGCTGTTGCGCGTGCGGCCTGGCCAGGAAGCGGCGGGGGAGGAGCGCGGGCCGGCTGTGACCGTGGCGCCTCTCGGGGCTGTGCCCAAGGGCGCGCCGCTGCTGGCCTGCGGCTCCCCGTTCGGGGCCTTCTGCCCGGACATCTTTCTCAACACGCTCAGCCGCGGCGTCCTCAGCAACTCGGCCGGCCCGCTGCTGCTCACTGACGCGCGCTGCCTGCCGGGCACCGAGGGCGGCGGCGTGTTCACTGCGCGGCCCGCGGGGGCACTGGTGGCGCTGGTGGCGGCTCCACTCTGCTGGAAGGCCCGCGAGTGGGTGGGTCTCACGCTGCTGTGCGCCGCCGCCCCGCTACTCCGCGCCGCCCGCGCGGCGCTCGGCAGTCTGTGCCCCAGCACCGCTTCTCTGGCCGCCCTTCTGCCACCCGAGGTGGGCACACCATGGGGCCTGCCCCTCCTAGACCTCTGCCCCCCGTGGACAGCCGCGTCTGTGCTGGTGGAGTGTGGCACCGTATGGGGCTCCGGAGTGGCCGTGGCTCCCCGCCTCGTGGTGACCTGCCGGCATGTGGCTCCTCGAGAGGCAGCCAGGGTCCTTGTGCGCGTCGTCACCCCCAA GAGTGTAGCGATCTGGGGACAGGTGGTATTTGCCACCCAAGAGACTTCTCCTTATGACATAGCAGTAGTGAGTCTGGAGGAGGACCTGGATGATGTCCCCATGCCTGTGCCTGCTGAGCACTTTCATGAAG GCGAGGCTGTCAGCGTGGTGGGCTTCGGTGTCTTCGGTCAGGCTTGTGGGCCCTCAGTGACCTCGGGCATCCTGTCTGCTGTGGTGCAGGTGGATGACACACCAGTAATGCTGCAGACCACATGTGCTGTGCATGGCGGCTCCAGCGGGGGACCTCTCTTCTCCACCTATTCGGGAGTCCTTCTAG GCATTGTCGCCAGCAACACCCGGGACAATAATACAGGGGCCACCTACCCCCACCTGAACTTCAGCATTCCCATCACAGTGCTCCAGCCAGCCCTAcagcagtacagtgagactggtGACCTGGGTGGCTTCCGACAGTTGGATCACACCGCTGAGCCGGTCAGGGTGGTGTGGCGGCTGCAGCGACCCCTGGCAGAGGCCCCACGGAGCAAGCTCTGA